Proteins co-encoded in one Aspergillus flavus chromosome 2, complete sequence genomic window:
- a CDS encoding carboxylesterase type B encodes MSFRSPISKCSTILPSLGRLEGFQYSNGVQQYCGIPYASLEKRWTRSQLMTQWPNDYHDGTKLGRDSKAEYLHTQCRSDCPRPRIEGDDSDDLVPVPPTGHFGEPQTDELSGLVMNIVLPCAPGSQRFPVMVYVHGGSLLYGGANLPIFDGVNLVSHSMEIGMPIVYVNFNYRVGLGGFLASAAIQQELQRDGHQGCGNFGFTDQQVAFEWVQRYIGDLGGNPDRVTAVGESAGGISISNQMLAAHPPPFHRAVCMSGLSVSIPAWTMEQHEELFRAVCRHFNIDPPQSDVLDRLRRIPQQELANATPIIQGVLSGTGNPCLDGWFYDRDPREIHEPPQWIESLMLGDTYHEGVIFHLNLLNDSFASIREILSQHMPLAVTDKVLAEYEIQPDLPQDVLLSRVEHMCGDAIFKIPNYATALASVRLSREKAVFEYHFDQRSRLKNALEGTAYHAHELLYLFGNLDNELSTEERAMARSFAESWVKFTYGYSPWEGSKRHWKVWGPESVQAVKHEDEDEEARSYSRMKRMLAMDHGETWKRWLNGVDALVNKRMNMGKNYHP; translated from the exons GCAACAGTATTGTGGCATACCTTATGCGTCCCTTGAGAAACGGTGGACTCGATCGCAGTTGATGACGCAGTGGCCCAATGACTACCATGATGGAACAAAACTCGG GCGGGATTCCAAAGCTGAATACTTACACACACAATGTAGAAGCGACTGTCCCCGACCGAGAATTGAAGGGGATGACTCGGATGATCTCGTACCAGTTCCTCCAACAGGACATTTCGGAGAGCCTCAAACGGACGAGTTGTCCGGACTCGTTATGAACATCGTCTTGCCGTGCGCTCCTGGATCACAAAGGTTTCCCGTCATGGTGTACGTTCATGGAGGTTCACTGCTGTATGGTGGTGCTAACCTACCAATCTTTGATGGTGTCAATCTCGTGTCCCACAGCATGGAAATTGGGATGCCCATCGTCTACGTCAATTTCAACTATCGGGTCGGATTAGGTGGCTTTCTTGCCAGTGCAGCAATCCAGCAAGAGCTCCAGCGGGATGGCCATCAAGGCTGTGGGAACTTTGGGTTTACCGATCAGCAAGTAGCATTCGAGTGGGTTCAGCGTTATATTGGCGATCTCGGTGGCAATCCTGATCGAGTGACCGCGGTTGGAGAGTCAGCAGGTGGCATCTCTATTAGCAATCAAATGCTAGCAGCTCATCCTCCGCCATTTCACCGTGCGGTCTGCATGTCCGGCCTCTCGGTCTCGATTCCAGCTTGGACAATGGAGCAGCACGAGGAGTTGTTCCGGGCTGTCTGCCGCCATTTCAACATAGACCCACCACAATCAGACGTGCTGGACCGTCTACGGCGCATACCCCAGCAGGAGCTAGCCAATGCAACTCCTATCATACAAGGTGTATTGTCAGGCACAGGGAACCCATGCCTCGATGGTTGGTTCTATGACCGAGACCCACGCGAGATACATGAGCCACCACAGTGGATCGAATCTTTGATGTTAGGAGACACCTACCACGAAGGGGTTATCTTCCACTTGAATCTGCTGAACGACAGTTTCGCAAGTATTCGAGAGATACTAAGTCAACATATGCCCCTTGCTGTGACTGATAAAGTCCTGGCGGAGTATGAGATACAACCCGACCTGCCACAGGACGTCCTTCTGAGCCGGGTAGAACACATGTGCGGTGATGCAATCTTCAAGATCCCCAATTATGCTACGGCACTTGCCAGTGTCCGTCTGTCAAGGGAAAAGGCGGTGTTCGAATACCACTTTGATCAGCGTTCTCGCCTGAAAAACGCACTGGAGGGCACCGCCTATCACGCACATGAACTTCTCTACCTGTTTGGAAACCTGGACAATGAGCTCTCTACGGAAGAGCGGGCGATGGCGCGCAGTTTTGCTGAATCTTGGGTCAAATTCACGTATGGCTACTCACCTTGGGAAGGTTCAAAGCGACACTGGAAAGTATGGGGTCCTGAGTCAGTCCAAGCAGTAAAACATGAAgacgaggacgaagaagCTCGGTCATACTCACGTATGAAGAGGATGCTGGCGATGGATCATGGAGAGACTTGGAAACGATGGCTTAACGGCGTAGATGCCTTAGTGAACAAGCGTATGAATATGGGGAAGAATTATCATCCGTAA